A genomic window from Macaca mulatta isolate MMU2019108-1 chromosome 19, T2T-MMU8v2.0, whole genome shotgun sequence includes:
- the SYDE1 gene encoding rho GTPase-activating protein SYDE1 isoform X1, whose amino-acid sequence MAEPLLRKTFSRLRGREKLPRKKSDAKERGRPAQRPEPSPPEPEPQAPEGSQAGAEGPPSPEASRSPARGAYLQSLEPSSRRWVLGGAKPAEDTSLGPGVPGSGEPAGEIWYNPIPEEDPRPPAPEPPGPQPGSAEPEGLAPQGAAPASPPAKASRTKSPGPARRLSIKMKKLPELRRRLSLRGPRAGRERERAAPAGSVISRYHLDSSVGGPGRAAGPGGTRSPRAGYLSDGDSPERPAGPPSPTSFRPYEVGPTARAPPAALWGRLSLHLYGLGGLRPAPGATPRDLCCLLQVDGEARARTGPLRGGPDFLRLDHTFHLELEAARLLRALVLAWDPGVRRHRPCAQGTVLLPTVFRGCQAQQLAVRLEPQGLLYAKLTLSEQQEAPATAEPRVFGLPLPLLVERERPPGQVPLIIQKCVGQIEHRGLRVVGLYRLCGSAAVKKELRDAFERDSAAVCLSEDLYPDINVITGILKDYLRELPTPLITQPLYQVVLEAMARDPPNRAPPTTEGTRGLLSCLPDVERATLTLLLDHLRLVSSFHAYNRMTPQNLAVCFGPVLLPARQAPTRPRARSSGPGLTSAVDFKRHIEVLHYLLQSWPDPRLPGEAPDVALYLRPKRQPPLHLPLADPEVVTRPRGRGGPESPPSNRYAGDWSVCGRDFLSCGRDFLSGPDYDHVTGSDSEDEDVGEPRVTADFEDDFDAPFNPHLNLKDFDALILDLERELSKQINVCL is encoded by the exons GCCGCCCAGCCCAGCGCCCAGAGCCCAGCCCTCCAGAGCCAGAGCCCCAGGCTCCCGAAGggtcccaggctggagcagagggGCCCCCTAGCCCTGAGGCATCAAGGAGCCCTGCACGGGGGGCCTACCTGCAAAGCCTGGAGCCCAGCAGCCGCCGATGGGTGCTGGGTGGGGCCAAGCCAGCTGAGGACACCTCTTTAGGGCCTGGGGTACCTGGCAGTGGAGAGCCCGCGGGCGAGATCTGGTACAACCCCATCCCTGAGGAAGACCCCAGACCTCCAGCACCTGAGCCCCCAGGGCCACAGCCAGGCTCAGCTGAGCCAGAGGGCCTGGCCCCCCAAG GTGCAGCCCCTGCCAGCCCCCCGGCCAAAGCCTCCCGCACCAAGTCCCCGGGCCCCGCCAGGCGCCTCTCCATAAAGATGAAGAAGCTGCCGGAACTGCGGCGCCGCCTGAGCCTGCGAGGCCCCCGGGCTGGCAGGGAGCGCGAGAGGGCTGCCCCTGCGGGCTCCGTCATCAGCCGCTACCACCTGGACAGCAGCGTGGGGGGCCCCGGGCGGGCAGCAGGGCCCGGGGGCACCCGGAGCCCGAGGGCCGGTTACCTCAGCGACGGAGACTCACCGGAGCGCCCAGCTGGGCCCCCGTCGCCCACCTCCTTCCGGCCCTACGAGGTGGGTCCCACAGCCCGGGCACCCCCGGCTGCACTCTGGGGCCGCCTCAGCCTGCACCTGTACGGTCTCGGAGGGCTGCGGCCAGCGCCAGGGGCCACCCCCAGAGACCTCTGCTGCCTACTACAAGTGGATGGGGAGGCCCGGGCCCGAACAGGGCCGCTGCGAGGGGGGCCGGACTTCCTGCGGCTGGACCACACTTTCCACCTGGAGTTGGAGGCCGCCAGGCTCCTGCGCGCCCTGGTGCTTGCATGGGACCCTGGCGTGAGAAGGCACCGGCCCTGTGCCCAGGGCACCGTGCTGCTGCCCACGGTCTTCCGAG GGTGCCAGGCCCAACAGCTGGCCGTGCGCCTGGAGCCCCAGGGGCTGCTCTATGCCAAGCTGACCCTGTCGGAGCAGCAGGAAGCTCCTGCCACAGCTGAGCCCCGCGTCTTCgggctgccactgccactgctggTGGAGCGGGAGCGGCCCCCCGGCCAGGTGCCCCTCATCATCCAGAAGTGCGTTGGGCAGATCGAGCACCGAGGGCTGCGG GTAGTGGGACTGTACCGTCTATGTGGTTCAGCGGCAGTGAAGAAAGAGCTTCGGGATGCCTTTGAGCGGGACAGTGCAGCGGTCTGCCTATCTGAGGACCTGTACCCCGATATCAATGTCATCACTG GCATCCTCAAGGATTATCTTCGAGAGTTGCCCACTCCGCTCATCACCCAGCCCCTGTATCAGGTGGTACTGGAGGCCATGGCTCGGGACCCCCCAAACAGAGCTCCCCCCACCACTGAGGGCACCCGAGGGCTTCTCAGCTGCCTGCCGGATGTGGAAAGA GCCACCCTGACGCTTCTCCTGGACCACCTGCGCCTTGTCTCCTCCTTCCATGCCTACAATCGCATGACCCCACAGAACTTGGCAGTGTGCTTCGGGCCTGTGCTGCTGCCGGCACGCCAGGCACCCACAAGGCCTCGTGCCCGCAGCTCCGGCCCAGGCCTCACCAGTGCAGTGGACTTCAAGCGCCACATCGAGGTGCTGCACTACCTGCTGCAGTCTTGGCCAG ATCCCCGCCTGCCCGGAGAAGCTCCAGATGTCGCGCTGTACTTACGACCCAAACGACAACCACCTCTGCACTTACCGCTGGCAGACCCCGAAGTGGTGACTCGGCCCCGCGGCCGAGGAGGCCCTGAGAGCCCCCCGAGCAACCGCTACGCCGGCGACTGGAGCGTTTGCGGGCGGGACTTCCTGTCTTGTGGGCGGGACTTCCTGTCCGGGCCAGACTACGACCACGTGACGGGCAGTGACAGCGAGGACGAGGACGTCGGTGAGCCGAGGGTCACCGCTGACTTCGAAGATGACTTCGATGCACCCTTCAACCCGCACCTGAATCTCAAAGACTTCGACGCCCTCATCCTGGATCTGGAGAGAGAGCTCTCCAAGCAAATCAACGTGTGCCTCTGA
- the SYDE1 gene encoding rho GTPase-activating protein SYDE1 isoform X2 — MAEPLLRKTFSRLRGREKLPRKKSDAKERGPGVPGSGEPAGEIWYNPIPEEDPRPPAPEPPGPQPGSAEPEGLAPQGAAPASPPAKASRTKSPGPARRLSIKMKKLPELRRRLSLRGPRAGRERERAAPAGSVISRYHLDSSVGGPGRAAGPGGTRSPRAGYLSDGDSPERPAGPPSPTSFRPYEVGPTARAPPAALWGRLSLHLYGLGGLRPAPGATPRDLCCLLQVDGEARARTGPLRGGPDFLRLDHTFHLELEAARLLRALVLAWDPGVRRHRPCAQGTVLLPTVFRGCQAQQLAVRLEPQGLLYAKLTLSEQQEAPATAEPRVFGLPLPLLVERERPPGQVPLIIQKCVGQIEHRGLRVVGLYRLCGSAAVKKELRDAFERDSAAVCLSEDLYPDINVITGILKDYLRELPTPLITQPLYQVVLEAMARDPPNRAPPTTEGTRGLLSCLPDVERATLTLLLDHLRLVSSFHAYNRMTPQNLAVCFGPVLLPARQAPTRPRARSSGPGLTSAVDFKRHIEVLHYLLQSWPDPRLPGEAPDVALYLRPKRQPPLHLPLADPEVVTRPRGRGGPESPPSNRYAGDWSVCGRDFLSCGRDFLSGPDYDHVTGSDSEDEDVGEPRVTADFEDDFDAPFNPHLNLKDFDALILDLERELSKQINVCL; from the exons GGCCTGGGGTACCTGGCAGTGGAGAGCCCGCGGGCGAGATCTGGTACAACCCCATCCCTGAGGAAGACCCCAGACCTCCAGCACCTGAGCCCCCAGGGCCACAGCCAGGCTCAGCTGAGCCAGAGGGCCTGGCCCCCCAAG GTGCAGCCCCTGCCAGCCCCCCGGCCAAAGCCTCCCGCACCAAGTCCCCGGGCCCCGCCAGGCGCCTCTCCATAAAGATGAAGAAGCTGCCGGAACTGCGGCGCCGCCTGAGCCTGCGAGGCCCCCGGGCTGGCAGGGAGCGCGAGAGGGCTGCCCCTGCGGGCTCCGTCATCAGCCGCTACCACCTGGACAGCAGCGTGGGGGGCCCCGGGCGGGCAGCAGGGCCCGGGGGCACCCGGAGCCCGAGGGCCGGTTACCTCAGCGACGGAGACTCACCGGAGCGCCCAGCTGGGCCCCCGTCGCCCACCTCCTTCCGGCCCTACGAGGTGGGTCCCACAGCCCGGGCACCCCCGGCTGCACTCTGGGGCCGCCTCAGCCTGCACCTGTACGGTCTCGGAGGGCTGCGGCCAGCGCCAGGGGCCACCCCCAGAGACCTCTGCTGCCTACTACAAGTGGATGGGGAGGCCCGGGCCCGAACAGGGCCGCTGCGAGGGGGGCCGGACTTCCTGCGGCTGGACCACACTTTCCACCTGGAGTTGGAGGCCGCCAGGCTCCTGCGCGCCCTGGTGCTTGCATGGGACCCTGGCGTGAGAAGGCACCGGCCCTGTGCCCAGGGCACCGTGCTGCTGCCCACGGTCTTCCGAG GGTGCCAGGCCCAACAGCTGGCCGTGCGCCTGGAGCCCCAGGGGCTGCTCTATGCCAAGCTGACCCTGTCGGAGCAGCAGGAAGCTCCTGCCACAGCTGAGCCCCGCGTCTTCgggctgccactgccactgctggTGGAGCGGGAGCGGCCCCCCGGCCAGGTGCCCCTCATCATCCAGAAGTGCGTTGGGCAGATCGAGCACCGAGGGCTGCGG GTAGTGGGACTGTACCGTCTATGTGGTTCAGCGGCAGTGAAGAAAGAGCTTCGGGATGCCTTTGAGCGGGACAGTGCAGCGGTCTGCCTATCTGAGGACCTGTACCCCGATATCAATGTCATCACTG GCATCCTCAAGGATTATCTTCGAGAGTTGCCCACTCCGCTCATCACCCAGCCCCTGTATCAGGTGGTACTGGAGGCCATGGCTCGGGACCCCCCAAACAGAGCTCCCCCCACCACTGAGGGCACCCGAGGGCTTCTCAGCTGCCTGCCGGATGTGGAAAGA GCCACCCTGACGCTTCTCCTGGACCACCTGCGCCTTGTCTCCTCCTTCCATGCCTACAATCGCATGACCCCACAGAACTTGGCAGTGTGCTTCGGGCCTGTGCTGCTGCCGGCACGCCAGGCACCCACAAGGCCTCGTGCCCGCAGCTCCGGCCCAGGCCTCACCAGTGCAGTGGACTTCAAGCGCCACATCGAGGTGCTGCACTACCTGCTGCAGTCTTGGCCAG ATCCCCGCCTGCCCGGAGAAGCTCCAGATGTCGCGCTGTACTTACGACCCAAACGACAACCACCTCTGCACTTACCGCTGGCAGACCCCGAAGTGGTGACTCGGCCCCGCGGCCGAGGAGGCCCTGAGAGCCCCCCGAGCAACCGCTACGCCGGCGACTGGAGCGTTTGCGGGCGGGACTTCCTGTCTTGTGGGCGGGACTTCCTGTCCGGGCCAGACTACGACCACGTGACGGGCAGTGACAGCGAGGACGAGGACGTCGGTGAGCCGAGGGTCACCGCTGACTTCGAAGATGACTTCGATGCACCCTTCAACCCGCACCTGAATCTCAAAGACTTCGACGCCCTCATCCTGGATCTGGAGAGAGAGCTCTCCAAGCAAATCAACGTGTGCCTCTGA